The Christiangramia flava JLT2011 genome has a segment encoding these proteins:
- a CDS encoding M16 family metallopeptidase, with protein sequence MRNKYLLFLVTVVAGNILFSQSQNATNTASDFKIDYEKFTLDNGLEVILHEDHSDPIVAVATMMHVGSNREKPGKTGFAHFFEHMSFNDSENVPRGANRKMIPEWGGSRNGGTWSDGTVYYEVVPKDAFEKILWIDSDRFGYMINTVTQAALEREKQVVKNEKRERVDNSPYGYTDEVIRKNLYPKDHPYNWTVIGQLPDLQSATLEDVKEFYNQYYGASNASLVIAGDIDVEKTKELVKRWFGEIPGGPEVAPIEAKPVQLQETKSLYFEDNFAKLPELRMVFPTVEDYNKDMYALQILGQLLSGSKKSPLYKSVVEEAKLAPNVGTYQSSNELAGEFIFRVRANANTDLDSVKLAIEKGLSDFEKNGVDHQELKRIKAELETQLYQGVSTILNKAFQLVQDNEFNNDPGYISKTAELTNAVSAADVMNVYQKYIQDKAYVMTSFVPKGNVDLAVSGSEEAEVWIEEVKSDVASEEVSQGEEADYQKTESKYDRSEPDFGELPLFQSPEVWTAELSNGMEIYGIENREVPLVQFDISIPGGQLLDPENKPGVASLLTDLMMQGTASKTPAELEEAIGLLGASIYMYSSNEDLHITGTCLAKNFEPTMELVQEIMLEPRWDEKEFDRLKSALQTNLKGMEANPQAIAQTVFYRLLYGKDNSFGVPGMGTMESAQAITIADLQAYYSQLAPENASFHVVGSITKPEVQQTLQDFSASWKNASPEIANDEIQPEGEGGKLYFIDVPDAKQSVILIGKLVLSGEDSDAAKLNFANEILGGGSSGKLFQTLRIEKGYTYGAYSGISDNLEVSPFYIRTSVRANATLSSLEIIEEMVQNYAADFGAEEVKLTQNKLLKENTRAYESLGAKLGILREISKYGKDPSYIEDMQEELMEMKEEDFKEVINEYLSEYEMIYVVVGDKATQLEEVKKLGKPVVELDIHGNKI encoded by the coding sequence ATGAGAAACAAATACCTTTTGTTCCTGGTAACGGTTGTTGCCGGAAATATACTATTCAGTCAGTCACAAAACGCAACAAATACTGCAAGCGACTTTAAAATAGATTATGAAAAATTCACTTTAGATAACGGTCTCGAAGTGATTCTGCATGAGGATCATAGCGACCCAATTGTGGCAGTAGCTACCATGATGCACGTAGGTTCCAATAGAGAAAAACCTGGTAAGACCGGCTTTGCCCATTTCTTTGAGCACATGAGCTTTAATGATTCGGAAAATGTGCCTCGCGGTGCTAACCGTAAGATGATCCCGGAGTGGGGTGGAAGTCGAAATGGTGGAACCTGGAGCGATGGAACCGTATATTATGAAGTAGTCCCGAAAGATGCTTTTGAAAAGATCCTGTGGATCGACTCTGATCGATTTGGATACATGATCAACACGGTAACGCAGGCAGCGCTAGAGCGTGAAAAACAGGTCGTGAAAAATGAAAAACGGGAACGCGTGGATAACTCTCCTTACGGTTATACTGATGAAGTAATCAGGAAAAATCTCTATCCGAAAGACCATCCTTACAACTGGACGGTTATTGGTCAACTACCAGATCTTCAATCGGCCACCCTGGAAGATGTCAAGGAATTTTATAACCAATATTATGGAGCCAGTAATGCCTCACTAGTCATTGCCGGGGATATCGATGTGGAAAAGACCAAGGAGCTAGTGAAGAGATGGTTTGGAGAAATCCCCGGCGGCCCTGAAGTGGCTCCAATAGAAGCAAAACCCGTACAACTGCAAGAAACAAAATCGCTCTATTTTGAAGATAATTTTGCCAAATTACCGGAACTAAGAATGGTATTCCCAACGGTAGAAGATTACAACAAAGACATGTATGCCTTGCAAATTCTGGGACAGCTGTTGAGTGGAAGCAAAAAATCACCCTTGTACAAAAGCGTGGTAGAAGAGGCAAAATTGGCTCCCAATGTGGGAACTTATCAAAGCAGCAATGAGCTGGCCGGTGAATTCATCTTCCGCGTTCGAGCCAATGCAAATACCGATCTGGATAGCGTGAAGCTGGCAATCGAAAAAGGTCTTTCAGATTTTGAAAAGAATGGCGTTGACCATCAGGAATTAAAACGCATCAAGGCTGAACTCGAAACTCAGTTATACCAGGGTGTAAGCACCATTCTGAATAAAGCATTCCAGTTGGTACAGGATAATGAATTCAACAATGATCCTGGTTACATCAGTAAAACTGCGGAATTGACCAATGCAGTTTCAGCAGCAGATGTGATGAATGTCTACCAGAAATACATTCAGGATAAAGCCTATGTCATGACCAGTTTTGTGCCAAAAGGAAACGTGGATCTGGCTGTATCGGGTTCCGAAGAAGCTGAAGTATGGATTGAGGAAGTAAAAAGCGATGTTGCAAGCGAAGAAGTTAGCCAGGGTGAAGAAGCCGATTATCAGAAAACAGAGTCAAAATATGACCGCAGCGAGCCTGATTTTGGGGAGTTGCCACTGTTTCAATCTCCTGAGGTGTGGACAGCCGAACTCTCTAATGGTATGGAAATCTATGGAATTGAGAATCGGGAAGTACCACTGGTCCAATTCGACATTAGTATTCCCGGAGGACAGCTACTGGATCCTGAAAACAAACCGGGTGTCGCGTCCCTATTAACCGATTTGATGATGCAGGGAACCGCGTCTAAAACGCCGGCCGAACTGGAGGAAGCAATAGGTCTTTTGGGAGCTAGTATTTATATGTATAGTTCCAACGAAGACCTTCATATTACTGGAACCTGTCTGGCCAAAAATTTTGAACCTACCATGGAACTGGTTCAGGAGATCATGCTGGAACCACGATGGGATGAAAAGGAGTTCGACCGATTGAAAAGCGCGCTGCAAACCAATCTGAAAGGTATGGAAGCCAATCCGCAGGCGATCGCTCAGACTGTTTTTTATAGACTGCTCTATGGAAAAGATAACAGTTTTGGCGTGCCGGGAATGGGAACTATGGAATCTGCTCAGGCTATTACAATAGCGGACTTACAGGCCTATTATTCCCAATTAGCTCCAGAAAATGCGAGTTTTCATGTGGTTGGGTCAATTACCAAACCCGAAGTTCAGCAAACACTCCAGGATTTTTCTGCCAGTTGGAAAAATGCATCGCCTGAGATAGCCAATGATGAGATTCAGCCGGAAGGAGAAGGAGGGAAGCTCTATTTTATCGATGTGCCAGATGCCAAGCAATCGGTTATCCTCATTGGGAAGCTCGTGCTTTCCGGAGAAGACAGCGATGCGGCAAAACTGAATTTTGCCAATGAAATTCTTGGTGGCGGCTCCAGCGGGAAATTGTTTCAAACCCTGCGGATCGAAAAAGGCTATACTTACGGTGCGTATTCCGGCATTTCAGATAACCTGGAAGTTTCTCCATTTTATATCCGTACCAGCGTAAGAGCCAATGCAACGCTATCTTCTCTGGAAATTATTGAGGAAATGGTTCAGAATTACGCAGCCGATTTTGGGGCGGAAGAAGTAAAACTTACCCAGAACAAACTGCTCAAAGAAAACACCCGCGCTTATGAAAGCCTCGGTGCAAAGCTGGGCATTTTAAGAGAAATCAGTAAATATGGCAAAGATCCTTCTTATATTGAAGATATGCAGGAAGAGTTGATGGAGATGAAAGAAGAAGATTTTAAGGAGGTGATCAATGAATATCTTTCAGAATATGAAATGATTTATGTGGTGGTTGGTGATAAGGCCACGCAATTGGAAGAAGTGAAAAAACTTGGAAAACCGGTTGTGGAGCTGGATATCCACGGAAACAAAATCTAA
- a CDS encoding MFS transporter: protein MPKTDPYAALRYGEFRMFLLLRFAFVFARTMQFIVIEWEVYNLTKDPFSLGIIGLMEVIPAVSLALFAGHIVDQKEKKGLLLKCLLGFSVISIGLFLLTWPTVTDGLSTKFTLYAIYFLIFIGGIVRAFLGPVNFSLFGLIVPKKIYPNAATWNSSVWQLASVLGPALAGFSIHWIGVHWSMLLIFGFVIIALLCLTAISKKPILNPKIGEPVFKSLKEGIYFVFRKKVIFGAIALDMVAVLFGGAVALLPVFAQDILKVGAQGFGILRAAPAVGAVIIMFTSAYYPLNKRAGMKLLLAVFGFGLSIILFGISEYFWLSVFALFLSGITDGVSMVIRQTILQLKTPDHMRGRVSSVNSIFVGSSNELGAFESGLTARLMGTVPAVVFGGSMTLLTVLGMGGIFPSFRKLDLQKDVEAHEREGEEA from the coding sequence ATGCCTAAAACCGATCCTTATGCGGCGCTGCGTTACGGTGAATTCCGAATGTTTTTGCTGTTGCGATTCGCTTTTGTTTTCGCACGTACCATGCAGTTCATCGTGATTGAATGGGAAGTGTATAATCTTACGAAAGATCCGTTTTCATTGGGGATTATTGGACTTATGGAGGTAATTCCCGCAGTTTCCTTAGCGCTTTTTGCCGGTCATATCGTGGATCAAAAAGAAAAAAAAGGCTTATTACTGAAGTGTTTACTGGGATTTTCAGTGATCAGCATTGGATTATTCCTGTTAACCTGGCCAACGGTAACTGATGGACTGAGTACCAAATTCACCCTTTATGCCATATACTTCCTCATTTTCATCGGCGGTATCGTAAGGGCATTTCTTGGGCCTGTCAACTTCTCGTTATTCGGGCTCATCGTTCCTAAAAAGATCTATCCCAACGCGGCAACCTGGAACAGTTCCGTGTGGCAGCTCGCATCTGTATTAGGCCCGGCTCTGGCAGGTTTCAGTATTCACTGGATTGGGGTACACTGGTCCATGCTGCTGATTTTCGGTTTTGTGATCATTGCGTTATTGTGTCTAACGGCCATTTCAAAAAAACCGATTCTGAATCCAAAAATTGGGGAGCCAGTTTTCAAAAGTTTAAAAGAAGGTATTTATTTTGTCTTTCGTAAAAAAGTCATTTTTGGTGCCATTGCCCTGGATATGGTCGCCGTGCTCTTTGGCGGAGCAGTGGCGCTATTACCGGTTTTCGCACAGGATATTCTGAAAGTAGGAGCCCAGGGATTTGGCATTTTACGGGCAGCTCCGGCAGTGGGTGCGGTCATCATCATGTTCACTTCGGCCTACTACCCGCTGAATAAACGAGCCGGGATGAAATTGCTTCTAGCCGTTTTCGGTTTTGGTCTCAGTATCATCCTCTTCGGAATTTCTGAATATTTCTGGCTCTCGGTTTTCGCACTATTCTTAAGCGGTATTACTGATGGGGTTTCCATGGTCATCAGGCAAACCATTCTGCAACTAAAAACACCCGATCATATGCGGGGCAGGGTTTCTTCAGTGAATTCTATTTTCGTAGGATCTTCCAATGAACTGGGAGCTTTCGAGAGCGGACTTACCGCCAGGTTAATGGGAACAGTCCCTGCAGTAGTATTTGGTGGAAGTATGACCTTACTAACAGTTCTTGGTATGGGCGGTATTTTCCCCTCTTTCAGAAAACTGGATTTGCAAAAAGATGTGGAAGCGCATGAAAGGGAAGGGGAAGAGGCCTAA
- a CDS encoding GNAT family N-acetyltransferase, translating to MIQLQQTNSENADFRKLVQDLDKYLAVCDGDEHGFYDQFNKLDQLDHVIVAYAENVPVGCGAFKKFGSDSVEIKRMYVKPEYRNQGLASMILRELENWAESLGFAEVYLETGKRQTEAVAFYQKLAYQVIPNYPPYENMENSLCFQKKF from the coding sequence ATGATCCAACTTCAACAAACCAATTCTGAAAATGCCGATTTTCGCAAACTCGTTCAGGATTTAGATAAGTACCTGGCAGTTTGTGATGGCGATGAGCATGGTTTTTACGATCAGTTCAACAAACTGGACCAGTTAGACCATGTGATTGTGGCTTATGCGGAAAATGTTCCTGTGGGCTGTGGGGCTTTTAAGAAATTCGGAAGCGATTCCGTAGAGATCAAGCGGATGTATGTAAAACCGGAATATCGAAACCAGGGTTTGGCTTCTATGATTCTTCGGGAATTGGAGAATTGGGCTGAATCATTAGGTTTTGCTGAAGTTTATCTTGAAACCGGAAAGCGCCAGACTGAAGCGGTGGCATTTTATCAAAAATTAGCATATCAGGTTATTCCAAATTATCCGCCGTATGAAAATATGGAAAACAGCCTGTGTTTTCAGAAGAAATTTTAG
- a CDS encoding PepSY-like domain-containing protein translates to MKRFSFLILAIFSVSLLSCQEKKKDQKSEKDGAPLAVQENFQKKYPGEDDPDWKQDDHDYWEAHFKKDGIKYRADFNADGSWVETENSIDKEELPEVVKQIIEEKYADREITEVEHVMNAKEGEFYDVEFKQKGKNMDVEFRKDGSIIKVENRKD, encoded by the coding sequence ATGAAAAGATTTAGTTTTTTAATCCTGGCCATTTTTTCAGTAAGCCTGCTGAGCTGCCAGGAAAAGAAAAAGGACCAAAAAAGTGAAAAAGATGGAGCTCCGTTAGCGGTTCAAGAAAATTTCCAAAAGAAATATCCGGGAGAAGACGATCCCGACTGGAAACAGGATGACCACGATTACTGGGAAGCTCATTTCAAAAAAGACGGGATCAAATACCGGGCCGATTTTAATGCTGATGGAAGTTGGGTCGAGACAGAAAATAGTATTGATAAAGAGGAACTTCCAGAAGTGGTGAAACAAATTATTGAAGAAAAATATGCTGACCGTGAAATCACTGAAGTGGAACATGTGATGAATGCGAAGGAAGGTGAATTCTATGATGTGGAATTCAAGCAAAAAGGAAAAAACATGGACGTGGAATTTCGTAAAGACGGAAGTATCATAAAAGTTGAAAATCGTAAGGACTAG
- a CDS encoding cupin domain-containing protein, which yields MRKDIQTIIDKLQLQPHPEGGYFREIYRSPEIIPKKALKNNYSGDRNVCTSIYFLLTSESFSAFHKIYQDEIWHFYQGSGISLQIISASGEHSEIMIGNNLQKNEHLQYVIPGGNYFAASVQEPDSFALVGCTVAPGFDFDDFYIPKREELLKKFPRHANVIHQYTREN from the coding sequence ATGAGGAAAGATATTCAGACTATTATTGACAAACTGCAATTACAGCCACATCCTGAAGGCGGTTACTTTCGCGAGATCTATAGAAGTCCTGAGATCATTCCGAAGAAAGCTCTCAAAAATAATTATTCTGGAGATCGCAATGTTTGTACAAGTATTTATTTTCTTTTGACTTCAGAAAGTTTTTCAGCATTTCATAAAATTTACCAGGATGAAATCTGGCATTTTTATCAAGGCTCAGGAATCAGTCTGCAAATCATTTCCGCATCTGGTGAACATTCAGAAATAATGATTGGAAATAATCTTCAGAAAAATGAGCATTTGCAATATGTTATTCCGGGAGGAAATTATTTTGCGGCCAGCGTCCAGGAACCAGATTCCTTTGCTTTGGTTGGTTGTACCGTAGCTCCAGGTTTTGATTTTGATGATTTTTACATACCTAAACGTGAAGAATTATTAAAAAAATTTCCCCGGCATGCCAATGTCATCCATCAATATACCAGGGAAAATTAA
- a CDS encoding DUF4251 domain-containing protein, protein MKKLSLKLSDIFKLLSFGVLLSIFLNSCGSSEKLNDQQVAELISSKEFEIENDWAMPMRAGNINLIGNPNFIRFQTDSVSIFLPYFGVRQTGGGYGNANGIEYEGPVKNLKISENVNSAYGQIQFEGNNGTENLKFSILIFENGKTNTNVTSSQRDAISYRGRISHLPETE, encoded by the coding sequence ATGAAAAAGTTATCATTGAAACTGTCGGACATTTTTAAACTGCTAAGTTTTGGAGTTCTATTGAGCATTTTTTTGAATAGTTGCGGTTCTTCGGAAAAATTAAATGATCAGCAGGTTGCCGAATTGATTTCCAGTAAGGAATTTGAAATTGAAAATGACTGGGCGATGCCTATGCGCGCAGGAAATATCAATTTGATAGGCAATCCTAATTTCATTCGGTTTCAAACTGATTCAGTATCTATATTCTTGCCATATTTTGGCGTGAGGCAAACCGGTGGCGGCTATGGTAATGCCAATGGAATTGAATATGAAGGCCCGGTTAAGAATTTAAAAATTTCCGAAAACGTCAATTCGGCTTACGGGCAAATCCAGTTTGAAGGAAATAACGGTACGGAAAATTTAAAATTCAGCATATTAATATTTGAAAATGGTAAGACGAATACAAATGTTACCAGCAGCCAGCGGGATGCTATTAGTTACCGTGGAAGAATTAGTCATTTGCCAGAAACAGAATAA
- a CDS encoding formate/nitrite transporter family protein, which produces MNKNNEEEEKKKKQEKVDQEIDGSDQQQDGTKTKSHGEILKQQIIEGCETYDRSWSSILLSSFTAGLEIGFSFLMLATLHHFASGYFAEEVVFKLMAFVYPLGFILVIMGQSILFTEQTSLLTLPVLSNKRSLGSLFRIWGLVILGNLVGGLLIALTLVWVGPKLAIFTELDIEKIGLHMVEYEVFTILVSAILAGWLMGLLSWLVTSSKETVGEIIVIYLITALMGFTGLHHSIIGNIEIFSAMLVSPEITILEYIQTLVVILAGNAIGAVFFVALLKYRAFVFNVKMP; this is translated from the coding sequence ATGAATAAGAACAACGAAGAAGAAGAAAAAAAGAAAAAACAGGAAAAAGTAGACCAGGAAATTGATGGTTCTGACCAGCAGCAGGACGGAACCAAAACTAAAAGCCATGGGGAAATTCTAAAGCAGCAGATCATTGAAGGTTGTGAAACTTATGATCGCAGTTGGAGCAGTATTCTTCTAAGTTCGTTTACGGCAGGCCTGGAGATCGGCTTCAGTTTTTTAATGTTGGCCACTTTGCATCATTTCGCATCCGGTTATTTTGCCGAAGAGGTTGTATTTAAACTCATGGCTTTCGTGTACCCACTCGGTTTTATTTTGGTGATTATGGGGCAGTCTATTCTTTTTACAGAGCAAACTTCACTTTTAACGCTGCCAGTTCTGAGTAATAAAAGAAGCCTGGGAAGTTTATTCCGAATCTGGGGCCTGGTAATTCTAGGAAATCTGGTAGGCGGACTCTTAATTGCATTGACACTGGTATGGGTAGGTCCAAAATTGGCAATTTTCACCGAACTGGATATTGAAAAGATAGGGCTTCATATGGTAGAATATGAAGTTTTTACCATTTTGGTAAGCGCCATTCTCGCCGGCTGGTTAATGGGCCTGCTATCCTGGCTGGTTACATCTTCCAAGGAAACGGTAGGGGAAATTATCGTGATATATTTGATAACAGCGTTAATGGGGTTTACCGGGCTGCATCATAGTATCATTGGGAATATCGAAATATTTTCAGCTATGCTGGTATCGCCGGAAATTACTATTTTGGAATATATTCAAACGCTGGTGGTAATACTGGCGGGAAATGCGATTGGAGCGGTATTTTTTGTCGCGTTATTAAAGTACCGTGCTTTTGTATTTAATGTAAAAATGCCTTAA
- a CDS encoding nucleoside deaminase: MESFDFQKKMMARALQLARQGGEMDNGGPFGAVVTQGEEIIAEARNEVLCNGDCTQHAELRAIQRACTKLNKNDLSGCVLFTSCEPCMMCLGAAYWAKFDYIYFAASAEDARDFGFLYSNMYYASDPEKRRLKFKMIQICREEAVSIWQKLKREEKLIS, from the coding sequence ATGGAAAGTTTTGATTTTCAGAAAAAGATGATGGCAAGGGCCTTACAACTTGCCAGGCAAGGAGGAGAAATGGATAATGGCGGGCCATTTGGTGCTGTCGTAACCCAGGGGGAAGAAATTATTGCTGAAGCGCGGAACGAGGTTCTTTGTAACGGTGATTGCACCCAGCATGCAGAACTACGGGCTATACAACGTGCCTGTACCAAGCTGAACAAAAATGACCTGAGTGGTTGTGTGCTTTTTACGAGCTGTGAGCCATGCATGATGTGCCTGGGTGCCGCATATTGGGCGAAATTCGATTATATTTATTTTGCTGCTTCAGCAGAAGATGCACGGGATTTCGGGTTTCTGTACAGTAATATGTATTATGCTTCAGATCCAGAAAAACGACGACTCAAATTTAAAATGATTCAAATTTGTAGAGAGGAAGCGGTAAGTATTTGGCAAAAACTGAAAAGAGAGGAGAAGCTCATTAGCTAA
- a CDS encoding HPF/RaiA family ribosome-associated protein, with protein MEAIFEFVQLTKSERLEEFTQKKLEKLENKYNWVIRANVFFKRDENQKPNGYICEIRLSVPGPEIFAESNEDSFEAAAAATVKDLERQCEKKKAKMISH; from the coding sequence ATGGAAGCAATATTTGAATTTGTACAGCTTACTAAAAGTGAACGTTTAGAGGAGTTCACGCAGAAAAAATTAGAGAAATTAGAAAATAAATATAATTGGGTCATTAGAGCCAATGTCTTTTTTAAAAGAGATGAAAATCAAAAACCGAATGGGTACATCTGTGAGATTCGCCTGAGCGTACCCGGCCCGGAGATTTTTGCCGAATCTAATGAGGATTCGTTTGAAGCTGCCGCTGCCGCAACCGTTAAGGATCTCGAAAGGCAATGCGAGAAAAAGAAAGCAAAAATGATATCACATTAA
- a CDS encoding aconitate hydratase yields MSKLNVTQKLIKEHLLEGEMTPGKEIGIKIDQALLQDATGTLVQLELEAMGLKKAQTEVAVQYVDHNLLQTDYKNADDHLFLHSAAQRFGLWYSRPGNGVSHPVHMQRFGKPGKTMVGSDSHTPAAGSLGMLAIGTGGLDVAAAIAGQAYFVKMPKVMGVKLTGKLPDWVSAKDVILEMLRRYDVKGGVGKVIEYYGEGLQYLSAMDRHVIANMGAELGATTTVFPSDQETKRFLKSQGREEDWTELLADEGCEYDLNDEIVLDDLIPLIALPTSPGNVVPVREVEGKDISQVVIGSSANPGLRDFWIAGAIVDGKSVNNDVSFDINPTSRQMIQNMIDNKAFANLIKAGARFHQSGCMGCIGMGQAPASGTISLRTMPRNFPDRSGTKDDQVHLCSPETAAASALTGKITDPRDLGKIYGMSYPQFIHPETEIINTEMLVAPPEDGTNVELKKGPNIKSLPHIEPMKDQYDVPVLLKMGDNISTDEILKAGAEVLPFRSNLPEISKYSYTVIDETFYDRAMEAKDQFGGHIVVAKDNYAQGSSREHAALAPKYLGQAAVIANSYARIAWQNLVNFGILPLEFIDIADYDKIEQGDEVSFRNLREDVQNRKEIEVVVKKKSGGEASFKTRHSLSDRQINILLKGGIINEFKDKLEEQDLKA; encoded by the coding sequence ATGTCAAAACTCAATGTCACTCAAAAATTAATCAAAGAACATCTTCTCGAAGGCGAAATGACTCCTGGAAAGGAAATCGGAATTAAGATTGACCAGGCGCTTCTTCAGGATGCTACGGGAACGCTGGTTCAGCTGGAACTGGAAGCTATGGGACTCAAAAAAGCCCAAACCGAAGTCGCTGTTCAGTATGTAGATCATAACCTGTTGCAAACCGATTATAAAAATGCTGATGATCATTTGTTCCTGCATTCTGCTGCGCAACGTTTCGGTTTATGGTACAGCAGGCCGGGAAATGGTGTTAGCCACCCGGTTCATATGCAGCGATTCGGAAAGCCTGGTAAAACCATGGTGGGATCAGATAGTCACACCCCGGCGGCGGGTTCCCTTGGAATGTTGGCCATTGGTACGGGCGGTCTGGATGTGGCTGCCGCTATCGCCGGACAGGCCTATTTTGTCAAAATGCCAAAAGTGATGGGAGTCAAACTCACCGGAAAACTTCCCGACTGGGTGAGTGCCAAAGATGTGATCCTGGAAATGTTGAGAAGATATGATGTTAAAGGAGGCGTTGGAAAAGTGATAGAATATTATGGTGAAGGTCTTCAGTATCTGAGCGCGATGGATCGTCATGTAATTGCCAATATGGGGGCGGAACTTGGCGCTACTACTACCGTTTTCCCAAGCGACCAGGAAACTAAAAGGTTTTTGAAATCACAGGGACGTGAAGAAGATTGGACCGAATTACTGGCAGATGAAGGCTGCGAATATGATCTTAATGATGAAATTGTGCTGGATGATCTTATCCCGCTTATTGCTTTGCCAACAAGTCCCGGGAATGTTGTCCCGGTTCGGGAGGTGGAAGGAAAAGACATCAGCCAGGTGGTAATAGGATCTTCGGCAAATCCGGGATTACGGGATTTCTGGATCGCCGGAGCCATAGTTGACGGAAAATCGGTGAATAATGACGTTTCTTTTGATATCAATCCTACTTCGCGACAGATGATCCAGAATATGATTGATAATAAGGCTTTTGCCAATCTCATCAAGGCCGGTGCACGTTTTCACCAGTCCGGCTGTATGGGTTGTATCGGTATGGGACAGGCTCCGGCTTCCGGAACCATCAGTTTAAGAACAATGCCACGGAATTTCCCAGACAGATCAGGAACAAAAGATGACCAAGTACATTTGTGCAGCCCGGAAACCGCGGCAGCTTCCGCATTGACCGGAAAAATTACCGATCCTCGTGACCTGGGAAAAATCTACGGAATGAGTTACCCCCAGTTCATCCATCCGGAAACTGAAATTATCAATACCGAAATGCTGGTGGCACCGCCCGAAGACGGAACCAACGTAGAATTGAAAAAAGGACCGAACATCAAATCTCTTCCACATATCGAACCAATGAAGGATCAATATGACGTTCCGGTTCTGCTGAAAATGGGCGACAATATATCTACTGATGAAATTCTAAAAGCGGGTGCAGAAGTCCTGCCTTTCAGAAGTAACCTCCCGGAAATCAGCAAATATTCTTATACCGTTATAGATGAAACATTTTATGACCGGGCGATGGAAGCCAAGGATCAATTTGGTGGTCATATTGTGGTAGCCAAAGATAATTACGCACAGGGTTCTAGTAGAGAACATGCTGCCTTAGCCCCGAAATACCTGGGACAGGCCGCTGTAATTGCCAATTCTTACGCGCGAATCGCCTGGCAGAACCTTGTAAACTTCGGAATTTTACCTTTGGAATTCATTGATATCGCTGATTATGATAAGATCGAACAGGGAGACGAGGTTAGTTTCAGAAATTTGCGGGAAGATGTGCAAAATCGAAAAGAAATTGAAGTAGTGGTGAAAAAGAAGAGTGGAGGAGAGGCCAGTTTTAAAACACGTCATAGCCTGAGTGATCGCCAGATCAATATTCTTTTAAAAGGAGGAATTATTAATGAATTTAAAGATAAGCTGGAAGAACAGGATCTTAAAGCTTAG
- a CDS encoding OmpA family protein, which translates to MKTIFNKMFVVLAASAMLMSCDAVQNANNKQKGAVIGATGGAVVGGVIGNNTGDGNSALGAIIGGVVGGTAGAIIGDRMDKQAKKIEEEIPGAEVERVGEGINVTFDENSGVYFATDKYNINADSQATLNKLIDIFKEYPQTNVLVEGHTDNTGSESYNLTLSKNRAQAVTSYLVDGGISSGRFTTKWYGESQPKYDNSTVEGRAKNRRVELAIVANDELKEQAKQQAEQQDSDQN; encoded by the coding sequence ATGAAAACCATTTTTAATAAAATGTTTGTGGTACTGGCCGCGTCTGCTATGTTAATGAGCTGTGATGCGGTACAGAATGCCAATAATAAACAAAAAGGAGCCGTAATTGGCGCAACGGGAGGAGCTGTTGTGGGCGGCGTTATCGGGAATAATACCGGTGACGGAAATTCTGCTCTTGGAGCCATTATAGGCGGAGTAGTGGGAGGAACTGCCGGAGCCATTATTGGAGATCGAATGGACAAGCAGGCCAAGAAGATCGAAGAAGAAATTCCTGGAGCTGAAGTTGAAAGAGTTGGAGAAGGTATCAATGTGACTTTTGATGAAAACAGTGGTGTTTATTTCGCGACTGATAAGTATAATATCAACGCAGATTCTCAGGCAACTTTGAACAAACTGATCGATATTTTTAAGGAATATCCTCAAACCAATGTATTGGTAGAAGGTCATACCGATAATACCGGTAGCGAAAGTTATAATCTTACACTTTCTAAGAACAGAGCTCAGGCAGTGACCAGTTATTTGGTTGATGGAGGAATTAGTTCCGGAAGATTTACCACTAAATGGTATGGAGAATCTCAGCCAAAATATGATAATAGTACCGTAGAGGGTCGTGCTAAAAACAGAAGAGTGGAATTAGCTATTGTGGCTAATGATGAACTGAAGGAGCAGGCCAAACAACAGGCAGAACAACAGGATAGCGATCAAAATTAA